One genomic region from Lysobacterales bacterium encodes:
- a CDS encoding 2-oxoglutarate dehydrogenase E1 component: protein MSSLIKQFSQSSHIAGGNAAFVEDLYETWLADPAAVSPEWRKYFDELKGREAGDVPHSLVMVDIMRAAREAGRGVIVAADTDSQKQAAVLKMVTAYRSRGHLGANLDPLGMAAKQAAPDLDLAFHGLSKDDLGTEFNTGMPSGPQRMKLADLMAHLKATYCGSIGAEFMHIAEAEQRRWMYERLEALGDDFRFSPERRKRVLGKLTHAEGLERYLHTKYVGQKRFSLEGGESLIPLMDDLVHRAGGADVKEMVIGMAHRGRLNVLINTLGKPPHQLFAEFEGKHEGPVDATRSGDVKYHMGFSSDVRTEKGSIHLTLGFNPSHLEIIDPVIAGSVRARQTRREDAERKQVIPVLIHGDAAFAGQGVVMELLQMSQARGFAVGGTVHVVINNQVGFTTHRVDDARSTLYCTDVAKMVGAPILHVNGDDPEAVVFCAQLAFDFRQRFNKDVVIDLICYRRHGHNEADEPAATQPLMYQNIRSRKSTRELYADALISDGVISADEAKALVDSYRDLLDKNGTAVELAAGVVDKFATDWTPYINGELSDPAETGVLRKSLDKLAKKINTLPDGLKLHPRVAKIYEDRLKMVSGELAMDWGFAENLAYATLLEEGYKLRLVGQDANRGTFFHRHAALHDQNTGETYLPLRELVKNPQHVTIIDSLLSEEAVMAFEYGFATADPTTLTIWEGQFGDFANGAQVVIDQFISSGEAKWGRLCGLVLFLPHGYEGQGPEHSSARLERFLQLCALNNIQVCAPTTPAQMFHMIRRQMKRRARKPLVVMTPKSMLRHKLSVSTLEDLASGGFQNLIPDSLVKDAKTASRVVVCSGKVYYDLLEEHEKRGLTDVAIVRVEQLYPFPRELLIHELKRFAKAKDLIWCQEEPQNQGAWYQIQHHLRFCLQSGQHLSYAGRARSAAPACGHYATHAKEQAKLVEDALVGKLGGDEHLPE from the coding sequence GTGAGCAGTCTGATCAAGCAATTCAGCCAGTCGTCCCATATCGCCGGCGGCAACGCCGCCTTCGTCGAAGACCTCTATGAGACCTGGCTTGCGGATCCCGCCGCGGTCTCGCCCGAATGGCGCAAGTACTTCGACGAGCTGAAAGGCCGCGAGGCCGGCGACGTTCCGCATTCGCTGGTGATGGTCGACATCATGCGCGCCGCGCGCGAGGCCGGCCGTGGCGTGATCGTCGCCGCCGACACCGATTCGCAGAAGCAGGCGGCCGTGCTGAAGATGGTCACCGCCTACCGCTCGCGCGGGCACCTCGGCGCCAACCTCGACCCGCTGGGCATGGCGGCCAAGCAGGCCGCGCCCGACCTCGACCTGGCCTTCCACGGCCTGTCCAAGGACGACCTCGGCACCGAATTCAATACCGGTATGCCCTCGGGCCCGCAGCGGATGAAGCTGGCGGATCTGATGGCGCATCTCAAGGCCACCTACTGCGGCTCGATCGGTGCGGAGTTCATGCACATCGCCGAGGCCGAGCAGCGCCGCTGGATGTACGAGCGCCTCGAAGCCCTTGGCGACGATTTCCGCTTCTCGCCCGAGCGCCGCAAGCGCGTGCTCGGCAAGCTGACCCATGCCGAAGGGCTTGAGCGCTATCTGCATACCAAGTACGTCGGCCAGAAGCGCTTCTCGCTCGAAGGCGGCGAGAGCCTGATCCCGCTGATGGACGATCTGGTCCACCGCGCAGGCGGCGCCGACGTCAAGGAAATGGTCATCGGCATGGCCCATCGCGGCCGCCTCAACGTGCTCATCAACACGCTGGGCAAGCCGCCGCACCAGCTGTTCGCCGAGTTCGAGGGCAAGCATGAAGGCCCGGTCGATGCCACGCGCTCGGGCGACGTGAAGTACCACATGGGCTTCTCGTCCGATGTGCGCACCGAAAAGGGCTCGATCCACCTGACACTCGGCTTCAACCCCTCGCATCTGGAAATCATCGACCCGGTGATCGCCGGCAGCGTGCGTGCGCGCCAGACCCGCCGCGAGGACGCCGAGCGCAAGCAGGTCATTCCGGTGCTGATCCACGGTGATGCCGCGTTCGCCGGCCAGGGCGTGGTGATGGAGCTGCTGCAGATGTCGCAGGCCCGCGGCTTTGCGGTCGGCGGCACCGTGCATGTGGTGATCAACAACCAGGTCGGCTTCACCACGCATCGCGTGGATGACGCGCGCTCCACCCTGTACTGCACCGACGTCGCGAAAATGGTCGGCGCGCCGATCCTGCATGTGAACGGCGATGACCCTGAAGCCGTGGTGTTCTGCGCGCAGCTGGCCTTCGACTTCCGCCAGCGCTTCAACAAGGACGTGGTGATCGACCTGATCTGCTACCGCCGCCACGGCCACAACGAGGCCGACGAGCCGGCCGCGACGCAGCCGCTGATGTACCAGAACATCCGCAGCCGCAAGTCGACCCGCGAGCTGTACGCCGACGCCCTGATCTCCGACGGCGTGATCAGCGCCGACGAGGCCAAGGCCCTGGTCGACAGCTATCGCGATCTGCTCGACAAGAACGGCACCGCCGTTGAGCTGGCCGCCGGCGTGGTCGACAAATTCGCCACCGACTGGACGCCCTACATCAACGGCGAGCTGTCGGACCCGGCCGAGACGGGCGTGCTGCGCAAGTCGCTGGACAAGCTGGCGAAAAAGATCAACACCCTGCCCGACGGCCTCAAGCTGCATCCGCGCGTGGCCAAGATCTACGAAGACCGCCTGAAGATGGTCTCGGGCGAGCTGGCCATGGACTGGGGCTTCGCCGAGAACCTGGCCTACGCCACCCTGCTGGAGGAAGGCTACAAGCTGCGTCTGGTCGGCCAGGACGCCAACCGCGGCACCTTCTTCCATCGCCATGCCGCGCTGCACGACCAGAACACCGGCGAGACCTACCTGCCGCTGCGCGAGCTGGTCAAGAACCCGCAGCACGTGACCATCATCGACTCGCTGCTCAGCGAAGAAGCGGTCATGGCCTTCGAATACGGCTTCGCCACCGCCGACCCGACCACCCTGACGATCTGGGAAGGCCAGTTCGGCGACTTCGCCAACGGCGCACAGGTCGTCATCGACCAGTTCATCAGCTCGGGCGAAGCCAAGTGGGGCCGCCTCTGCGGCTTGGTCCTGTTCCTGCCGCACGGCTACGAAGGCCAGGGCCCGGAGCACAGCTCGGCGCGCTTGGAGCGCTTCCTGCAGCTGTGCGCGCTCAACAACATCCAGGTCTGCGCGCCGACCACGCCGGCACAGATGTTCCACATGATCCGCCGCCAGATGAAGCGCCGCGCGCGCAAGCCGCTGGTGGTGATGACGCCGAAGTCGATGCTGCGCCACAAGCTGTCGGTGTCGACGCTGGAGGACCTCGCCTCGGGCGGTTTCCAGAATCTGATCCCCGACAGCCTGGTCAAGGACGCCAAGACTGCCTCGCGCGTCGTGGTCTGCTCGGGCAAGGTGTACTACGACCTGCTGGAAGAGCACGAAAAGCGGGGCCTCACCGATGTGGCCATCGTCCGCGTCGAGCAGCTCTATCCCTTCCCGCGCGAACTGCTGATCCACGAGCTGAAGCGTTTCGCCAAGGCCAAGGACCTCATCTGGTGCCAGGAAGAGCCGCAGAACCAGGGCGCGTGGTACCAGATCCAGCACCACCTGCGCTTCTGCCTGCAGTCCGGCCAGCACTTGAGCTACGCCGGTCGCGCCCGCTCGGCTGCACCGGCATGCGGCCACTACGCCACGCACGCCAAGGAGCAGGCCAAGCTGGTCGAGGACGCACTCGTCGGCAAGCTGGGCGGCGACGAGCACCTGCCCGAGTAA